A stretch of the Malus domestica chromosome 08, GDT2T_hap1 genome encodes the following:
- the LOC103421399 gene encoding stromal 70 kDa heat shock-related protein, chloroplastic, whose amino-acid sequence MASAQINVLSTAPNFTTPRTAFFGQGLGRTTPLKAFVSLRPNGVRRVGPLRIVNEKVVGIDLGTTNSAVGAMEGGKPTIVTNAEGQRTTPSVVAYTKNGDRLVGQIAKRQAVVNPENTFFSVKRFIGRTMSEVDEESKQVSYKVVRDANGNVKIDCPAIGKQFAAEEISAQVLRKLVDDASKFLNDKVTKAVVTVPAYFNDSQRTATKDAGRIAGLEVLRIINEPTAASLAYGFDRKNSETILVFDLGGGTFDVSVLEVGDGVFEVLSTSGDTHLGGDDFDKRIVDWLAADFKSNEGIDLLKDKQALQRLTETAEKAKMELSSLTQANISLPFITATADGPKHIETTLTRAKFEELCSDLLDRLRTPVENSLRDAKLAWKDIDEVILVGGSTRIPAVQELVRKVTGKEPNVTVNPDEVVALGAAVQAGVLAGDVSDIVLLDVTPLSLGLETLGGVMTKIIPRNTTLPTSKSEVFSTAADGQTSVEINVLQGEREFVRDNKSLGSFRLDGIPPAPRGVPQIEVKFDIDASGILSVAAVDKGTGKKQDITITGASTLPSDEVERMVSEAERFAQEDKEKRDAIDTKNQADSVVYQTEKQLKELGDKVPAEVKAKVEAKLGELKETVSGGSTQAIKDAIAALNQEVMQLGQSLYNQPGTPGAGAGPAPPGAEAGGPSESSSGKGPDGDVIDADFTDSK is encoded by the exons ATGGCTTCCGCGCAAATCAATGTCCTCAGCACAGCGCCCAATTTCACAACCCCGAGGACGGCGTTTTTTGGCCAGGGACTGGGCAGGACGACGCCGTTGAAGGCGTTTGTGAGCCTTAGACCCAACGGCGTCAGAAGGGTCGGACCGCTCCGGATAGTCAATGAGAAAGTCGTGGGAATCGATTTGGGGACGACGAACTCGGCCGTTGGGGCTATGGAGGGCGGAAAGCCCACTATAGTCACCAACGCTGAGGGTCAGAGAACGACGCCTTCCGTGGTGGCGTATACGAAAAACGGGGATAGGCTTGTTGGTCAGATTGCCAAACGTCAGGCCGTCGTGAATCCGGAGAACACCTTTTTCTCGGTGAAGAGGTTCATTGGAAGGACTATGTCTGAGGTGGACGAGGAGTCGAAGCAGGTGTCGTACAAGGTTGTAAGGGATGCGAATGGGAATGTCAAGATTGATTGCCCTGCTATCGGGAAGCAGTTCGCGGCTGAAGAAATTTCAGCTCAG GTGTTGAGGAAGCTTGTGGATGATGCTTCAAAGTTTTTGAATGATAAAGTTACTAAAGCGGTGGTCACTGTGCCTGCTTACTTCAATGATTCTCAAAGAACTGCTACAAAAGATGCTGGCCGCATTGCTGGGTTGGAAGTTCTTAGGATTATAAATGAACCTACTGCTGCTTCTTTAGCATACGGTTTTGACAGGAAGAACAGTGAAACTATCTTGGTATTTGACCTTGGAGGTGGTACTTTTGATGTCTCAG TACTTGAGGTTGGTGATGGTGTGTTTGAAGTGCTATCTACATCAGGAGATACACATTTGGGTGGTGATGATTTCGATAAG AGGATTGTTGACTGGCTTGCTGCAGACTTCAAAAGTAATGAAGGAATAGACCTGTTGAAGGATAAACAGGCTCTTCAGCGGCTGACAGAGACAGCCGAGAAAGCCAAGATGGAGTTGTCATCTTTGACTCAAGCTAACATTAG TCTGCCTTTCATTACTGCGACTGCTGATGGGCCGAAGCACATTGAGACAACCCTTACAAGAGCAAAGTTTGAGGAGTTGTGCTCAGATCTGCTTGACAG GCTTAGAACACCGGTCGAAAACTCCTTGAGGGATGCAAAGCTTGCCTGGAAAGATATAGATGAGGTGATACTTGTTGGTGGTTCAACACGTATACCAGCTGTACAGGAACTTGTAAGGAAGGTGACAGGGAAGGAACCAAATGTTACAGTTAATCCTGATGAAGTTGTTGCCCTAGGAGCTGCAGTTCAG GCTGGTGTATTAGCTGGAGATGTCAGTGACATTGTGCTTTTGGATGTGACACCACTGTCACTGGGTTTGGAGACCCTTGGTGGTGTCATGACTAAGATCATCCCAAGAAACACAACTCTACCTACCTCCAAGTCGGAGGTGTTTTCAACAGCTGCAGATGGGCAGACAAGTGTCGAGATTAATGTCCTTCAAGGGGAAAGAGAATTTGTTAGAGATAACAAGTCTCTTGGGAGCTTCCGGTTGGATGGCATACCTCCTGCTCCACGAGGGGTTCCTCAAATTGAAGTCAAGTTCGACATTGATGCCAGTGGTATTCTATCTGTCGCTGCTGTGGACAAAGGCACAGGAAAGAAGCAAGACATCACCATTACTGGTGCCAGTACCTTACCTAGTGACGAG GTGGAAAGGATGGTTAGTGAAGCCGAGAGGTTTGCACAGGAGGACAAGGAGAAGAGAGACGCCATCGACACAAAGAACCAGGCTGATTCTGTTGTCTACCAGACAGAGAAGCAACTGAAAGAGCTGGGAGACAAGGTTCCAGCTGAAGTTAAAGCAAAGGTCGAGGCAAAACTTGGAGAGCTCAAGGAGACAGTCTCAGGGGGTTCAACTCAAGCCATAAAAGATGCCATCGCTGCCCTTAACCAGGAAGTGATGCAGCTTGGCCAGTCACTTTACAACCAGCCCGGCACTCCTGGCGCTGGTGCAGGGCCAGCTCCACCCGGTGCTGAAGCTGGTGGGCCTTCAGAATCATCATCCGGCAAGGGACCTGACGGAGATGTTATTGATGCAGATTTCACCGACAGCAAGTGA
- the LOC103421398 gene encoding RAF-like serine/threonine-protein kinase PRAF yields the protein MAGEIGGNGGGSCGGDSDAPSSPRNRVKFLCSHGGRILPRPADSHLKYVGGETRVVALSRSITFAELMKKVSTLSDGEMVLKYQLVTEDLDALVSVKSDEDLKHMLDEYDRQESEGSPKLRTFLFPSKPVVIESPTPSSEHQMLEQRYIDAVNGIIRSPPKMQPQQQQNAPTAPMIIASSPMGSLSISSACSSPTSVSPEQHALVGDITMGGHRFLLTPPMHKVHSSPSICSAYQGHAQGRHHHPNYHQNHHHHAYQSSLGARTHHLGIRTPPPSSPVRSEAGSARGSLMGPTVSTGHAQNSIPYNYPTGSKNNSPRSSLRLSGGGCGGG from the exons ATGGCGGGTGAAATTGGCGGTAATGGTGGCGGTAGTTGCGGTGGTGATAGTGACGCGCCGTCCTCCCCCAGAAACAGGGTCAAGTTCTTGTGCAGCCATGGTGGTAGAATCCTACCCAGGCCCGCCGACAGCCACCTCAAGTACGTCGGAGGGGAGACTCGCGTCGTCGCATTGTCTCGCAGCATTACGTTCGCAG AGTTGATGAAAAAGGTGAGTACATTGTCCGATGGGGAGATGGTGCTGAAATACCAGCTAGTCACGGAAGATCTCGACGCCTTGGTCTCCGTCAAAAGCGACGAGGATCTAAAGCACATGCTCGACGAATATGATCGACAAGAGAGCGAAGGGAGCCCGAAGCTGCGAACATTCTTGTTCCCGTCCAAGCCAGTGGTGATCGAGAGTCCAACCCCGTCGTCGGAACACCAAATGCTGGAGCAGCGTTACATTGACGCCGTCAATGGAATCATTCGATCACCACCGAAAATGCAGCCCCAACAGCAGCAGAATGCTCCGACTGCCCCGATGATCATCGCAAGTAGCCCCATGGGCAGCCTCAGCATATCTTCGGCGTGTTCATCGCCCACATCAGTATCCCCAGAACAGCACGCGCTTGTGGGTGACATAACCATGGGAGGTCACCGGTTCTTGCTTACGCCTCCAATGCATAAAGTGCACAGCTCGCCGAGTATTTGCAGTGCATATCAAGGCCATGCTCAAGGGCGTCACCATCACCCTAATTACCACcagaaccaccaccaccatgcgTACCAGTCTTCGCTTGGTGCAAGAACACACCACCTAGGGATTAGGACACCACCTCCTTCGTCGCCAGTCAGGTCTGAGGCCGGGAGCGCACGGGGCTCGTTGATGGGCCCTACTGTTTCTACTGGGCATGCCCAAAATTCGATTCCTTACAACTACCCTACTGGCAGCAAAAACAATAGTCCTAGATCATCACTAAGACTAAGTGGTGGCGGCTGCGGAGGAGGATAA
- the LOC103421424 gene encoding autophagy protein 5 isoform X1, with protein sequence MDMEAQRFVWDGAIPLQIHLHESDVATLPAPPPALVLNLYILAPRIGYLPLLASLLKPYFSSALPPRLDTIWFEYKGLPLKWYIPTGVLFDLLCAEPERPWNLTVHFRGYPGNILIPCDDDDTVKWSFINSLKEAAYIINGNCKNVMNMSQPDQVELWRSVLNGNLEAYFRVSSKLKLGTVGEEWAAKNLCTPKSRPNMGETDVSGQVKAGRVPVRLHVWSVSEDFDDLEDAPQIDSWDKVSYINRPVEIPGGEGGRCFTLNDAIKSLLPEYFPDKSLINEESPTVAEEDEQKVSAEDARAEEEVEKSGEQTESCNQFVDAEIKLVRIQGIEPKLEIPFSWVANNLLNPEHFLHICVYLKVPQVSTM encoded by the exons atgGATATGGAAGCACAGAGGTTTGTATGGGACGGAGCAATTCCTCTGCAGATTCATCTCCATGAATCCGACGTCGCCACTCTTCCTGCTCCCCCACCTGCCCTGGTACTAAACCTTTAT ATCTTAGCTCCTCGGATTGGATACCTGCCATTGTTGGCCTCACTTCTAAAACCTTACTTCAGCTCTGCACTCCCTCCTCGCTTAGACACCATTTGGTTCGAGTACAAAGGCTTGCCTTTGAAATG GTATATACCAACAGGAGTTCTGTTTGATCTTCTATGTGCGGAACCAGAAAGACCTTGGAATCTCACG GTGCATTTTAGAGGATATCCGGGGAACATATTGATTCCTTGTGATGATGACGATACTGTAAAGTGGAGCTTTATTAATTCTTTGAAAGAG GCTGCATATATAATCAATGGAAACTGTAAGAATGTGATGAACATGTCTCAACCAGATCAGGTGGAGCTCTGGCGTTCAGTCTTAAATG GTAATTTGGAAGCCTACTTCCGGGTATCTTCTAAACTTAAGCTTGGAACAGTTGGGGAAGAATGGGCAGCAAAGAATTTATGCACTCCAAAATCCAGACCAAATATGGGTGAAACTGATGTTTCTGGACAAGTGAAGGCAG GTCGAGTTCCAGTTCGCTTACATGTTTGGAGTGTCAGTGAGGATTTTGATGATTTAGAAGATGCACCTCAGATTGATAGCTGGGACAAAGTCTCTTACATTAACCGGCCTGTTGAAATACCAGGAGGAGAAGGAG GTAGATGCTTCACTCTAAATGATGCAATCAAGAGCCTTTTGCCAGAGTATTTTCCTGACAAATCCTTGATCAATGAAGAATCACCGACGGTAGCTGAAGAGGATGAACAAAAGGTTTCCGCTGAAGATGCGAGGGCCGAAGAGGAAGTAGAAAAGTCAGGTGAACAAACAGAGTCTTGCAACCAGTTTGTTGATGCCGAAATCAAGCTAGTCCGTATCCAAGGTATTGAGCCGAAATTGGAGATACCGTTCTCTTGGGTCGCAAACAACCTGCTGAACCCCGAGCACTTTCTTCATATCTGTGTGTATTTGAAAGTACCACAAGTTAGTACCATGTGA
- the LOC103421424 gene encoding autophagy protein 5 isoform X2 produces MDMEAQRFVWDGAIPLQIHLHESDVATLPAPPPALILAPRIGYLPLLASLLKPYFSSALPPRLDTIWFEYKGLPLKWYIPTGVLFDLLCAEPERPWNLTVHFRGYPGNILIPCDDDDTVKWSFINSLKEAAYIINGNCKNVMNMSQPDQVELWRSVLNGNLEAYFRVSSKLKLGTVGEEWAAKNLCTPKSRPNMGETDVSGQVKAGRVPVRLHVWSVSEDFDDLEDAPQIDSWDKVSYINRPVEIPGGEGGRCFTLNDAIKSLLPEYFPDKSLINEESPTVAEEDEQKVSAEDARAEEEVEKSGEQTESCNQFVDAEIKLVRIQGIEPKLEIPFSWVANNLLNPEHFLHICVYLKVPQVSTM; encoded by the exons atgGATATGGAAGCACAGAGGTTTGTATGGGACGGAGCAATTCCTCTGCAGATTCATCTCCATGAATCCGACGTCGCCACTCTTCCTGCTCCCCCACCTGCCCTG ATCTTAGCTCCTCGGATTGGATACCTGCCATTGTTGGCCTCACTTCTAAAACCTTACTTCAGCTCTGCACTCCCTCCTCGCTTAGACACCATTTGGTTCGAGTACAAAGGCTTGCCTTTGAAATG GTATATACCAACAGGAGTTCTGTTTGATCTTCTATGTGCGGAACCAGAAAGACCTTGGAATCTCACG GTGCATTTTAGAGGATATCCGGGGAACATATTGATTCCTTGTGATGATGACGATACTGTAAAGTGGAGCTTTATTAATTCTTTGAAAGAG GCTGCATATATAATCAATGGAAACTGTAAGAATGTGATGAACATGTCTCAACCAGATCAGGTGGAGCTCTGGCGTTCAGTCTTAAATG GTAATTTGGAAGCCTACTTCCGGGTATCTTCTAAACTTAAGCTTGGAACAGTTGGGGAAGAATGGGCAGCAAAGAATTTATGCACTCCAAAATCCAGACCAAATATGGGTGAAACTGATGTTTCTGGACAAGTGAAGGCAG GTCGAGTTCCAGTTCGCTTACATGTTTGGAGTGTCAGTGAGGATTTTGATGATTTAGAAGATGCACCTCAGATTGATAGCTGGGACAAAGTCTCTTACATTAACCGGCCTGTTGAAATACCAGGAGGAGAAGGAG GTAGATGCTTCACTCTAAATGATGCAATCAAGAGCCTTTTGCCAGAGTATTTTCCTGACAAATCCTTGATCAATGAAGAATCACCGACGGTAGCTGAAGAGGATGAACAAAAGGTTTCCGCTGAAGATGCGAGGGCCGAAGAGGAAGTAGAAAAGTCAGGTGAACAAACAGAGTCTTGCAACCAGTTTGTTGATGCCGAAATCAAGCTAGTCCGTATCCAAGGTATTGAGCCGAAATTGGAGATACCGTTCTCTTGGGTCGCAAACAACCTGCTGAACCCCGAGCACTTTCTTCATATCTGTGTGTATTTGAAAGTACCACAAGTTAGTACCATGTGA